In Acidobacteriota bacterium, a single window of DNA contains:
- a CDS encoding PDZ domain-containing protein, which translates to MKSKLALIALSTLIALYIVVGGLLSNNSHVLATGDPYIQLKIFGEVLRHITRDYVDEPDLEKVRVGALRGLADGLDPYSAYLTQEQVNRFNLENTKRNLVGATFSKVGRYLYVVAVLKDSPAEKAGLRSGDFIEYVGQVATQDVSLYDIQETLAALALNQEIEFTVLRRGGSDKVKVKAGQVGQPMIESRIEEGEIGYVHITSLTQGKAAEVKASIAMLSKKGMKKLVLDLRGAASGELTEGVAVANLFLPTGTLARVIGHHGEVKKSFEADPANRVFEGQLVILINRTTAGPAEVIAASVLAAKRGEVVGERTFGAGSEQELFRMQDGAGLYLTVAKYAPMNGKPFMEEPVKPTVDVKATDLAAVTPDADEDGAEPNESNTTQTPAQTDTQKPTDPATKPATSAQPVDQPLKKALELLKAKPAATTVEKKAA; encoded by the coding sequence ATGAAAAGCAAGCTGGCATTGATTGCCTTGTCTACCCTGATTGCCCTCTACATTGTCGTTGGTGGGCTGTTGTCCAATAACAGCCACGTTCTGGCCACTGGCGACCCCTATATTCAGCTTAAAATTTTTGGTGAGGTCTTACGCCATATCACCCGTGACTACGTTGATGAACCTGATCTCGAAAAGGTACGGGTGGGTGCCTTGCGTGGACTCGCTGATGGACTTGACCCCTACAGTGCCTATTTAACTCAGGAACAAGTCAATCGGTTTAATTTGGAAAATACCAAACGAAACCTGGTTGGCGCGACCTTCTCAAAAGTCGGTCGCTACCTCTATGTCGTGGCGGTTCTGAAGGATTCACCTGCTGAAAAAGCAGGATTGCGAAGCGGCGATTTTATTGAATATGTCGGCCAGGTTGCGACCCAGGATGTCAGTCTGTATGACATACAGGAAACGCTGGCTGCCCTTGCACTGAACCAGGAAATTGAGTTCACCGTGCTGCGACGCGGTGGAAGTGACAAAGTAAAAGTCAAAGCCGGCCAGGTTGGGCAACCAATGATCGAAAGCCGGATTGAAGAAGGTGAAATCGGCTACGTTCACATCACCAGTTTAACCCAGGGCAAAGCCGCTGAAGTCAAAGCCAGTATCGCCATGCTCTCGAAAAAAGGTATGAAAAAACTGGTTCTGGATTTGCGTGGGGCAGCAAGCGGTGAATTAACCGAAGGGGTGGCGGTCGCGAATTTGTTCCTCCCAACCGGGACTCTGGCCCGGGTGATTGGGCACCACGGTGAAGTCAAGAAATCTTTTGAAGCAGACCCGGCCAATCGTGTTTTTGAAGGGCAACTTGTGATTTTGATCAACCGCACCACCGCTGGTCCGGCGGAAGTCATCGCGGCTTCGGTCCTGGCGGCCAAACGAGGTGAGGTGGTTGGTGAACGGACCTTTGGTGCCGGTTCAGAGCAGGAACTTTTCCGAATGCAGGACGGCGCCGGGTTATACCTGACGGTTGCCAAATATGCACCAATGAATGGAAAGCCTTTTATGGAGGAGCCGGTCAAACCAACCGTGGATGTAAAGGCCACGGATCTGGCTGCGGTTACTCCCGACGCTGATGAAGATGGCGCCGAGCCCAATGAATCAAATACCACTCAAACGCCAGCTCAAACCGATACGCAGAAACCCACTGATCCAGCCACGAAACCGGCCACTTCGGCCCAACCAGTTGACCAACCGCTGAAAAAAGCCCTTGAACTCTTAAAGGCCAAACCAGCAGCCACGACGGTTGAGAAAAAAGCGGCGTAA
- a CDS encoding VWA domain-containing protein has protein sequence MTFTAIFRHCGLRRIIVATVLLLSGFGSATGFAQEPASPPPTPPSKDSSPPSKNPPPVPSKNVDEPIIRAQTNLVTLTVTVTDPAGRFVTGLEQDHFEVFDNKVLQKIEFFSDEDAPVSVGIIFDLSGSMRGRVHRAQEALRKFLDACHEEDEFFLVGFNSVAKLLSDFTPDGEKLANMLTLSETKGQTALYDACYIGVEKVREGRHTRRALIIISDGQDNNSRYSYREVRQLVKETDVQVYAIGITNVFYGSTIDMQGQVILEELARLTGGRAFFPNNDLEMQEVIARIGVELRHQYSIGYTPTVTDAKEQWHKIKVKLDPPKGLPSLNVRSKEGYFGSSLRVQQ, from the coding sequence ATGACGTTTACAGCCATTTTCAGGCATTGCGGGTTGAGAAGGATTATCGTGGCTACCGTTTTGCTTCTGTCAGGATTTGGATCGGCAACCGGGTTTGCCCAGGAGCCGGCTTCCCCGCCACCAACCCCACCTTCCAAAGATTCTTCTCCACCCTCAAAAAACCCGCCGCCGGTTCCTTCCAAGAACGTTGATGAGCCCATCATCCGGGCACAAACCAATCTGGTGACCCTCACCGTCACGGTTACCGATCCGGCTGGACGCTTTGTGACTGGTCTGGAGCAGGACCATTTTGAAGTCTTTGACAATAAGGTTTTACAGAAAATTGAATTTTTCAGCGATGAAGACGCTCCGGTTTCGGTCGGTATTATTTTTGACTTGTCGGGGAGTATGCGCGGTCGGGTTCACCGCGCCCAGGAAGCACTGCGCAAATTTCTCGATGCCTGTCACGAAGAGGATGAATTCTTTCTGGTTGGCTTTAACTCGGTGGCCAAACTGTTGTCTGACTTTACCCCGGATGGTGAAAAACTGGCCAATATGCTGACGCTGTCTGAGACCAAAGGCCAAACGGCACTTTATGATGCGTGCTATATCGGGGTTGAAAAAGTTCGTGAAGGTCGCCATACCCGCCGGGCACTCATCATCATCAGCGACGGTCAGGATAACAACAGCCGCTATAGTTATCGCGAAGTTCGACAACTGGTGAAAGAAACCGATGTTCAGGTGTATGCCATTGGCATTACCAATGTCTTTTACGGCAGCACCATTGACATGCAAGGTCAGGTTATTCTTGAAGAACTGGCCCGGTTAACCGGTGGGCGGGCCTTCTTTCCCAACAACGATCTTGAAATGCAGGAAGTCATTGCCCGCATTGGAGTTGAATTACGTCACCAGTACAGTATCGGCTATACCCCAACCGTCACTGATGCCAAAGAACAGTGGCATAAAATTAAAGTGAAATTGGATCCGCCCAAGGGACTTCCCAGCCTGAATGTGCGGAGCAAAGAGGGATATTTCGGAAGTTCGTTGCGTGTTCAGCAATAA